A window of Acyrthosiphon pisum isolate AL4f unplaced genomic scaffold, pea_aphid_22Mar2018_4r6ur Scaffold_21596;HRSCAF=24370, whole genome shotgun sequence contains these coding sequences:
- the LOC100568629 gene encoding uncharacterized protein LOC100568629 yields the protein MVYSKKLSGAENRKRSHAKSEAQAKIISKTAKLQTYFRCPDRQPNQIENELNNTSKNDHSCTVKEDNLSNPDDLILSNNSSTETSKTQLSTESKEINNTPTPCLSMNEDNSLLKKFIIPENDPANWMKNQETIDYLSINGFNQNLENNNFHKSKRTYNRIIGGVRHTRFRYLSKKSKGSIFCAPCYLFGGTTSFATVGLSDWKKGEEKIKHHENSKNHKLCVIKMKERGEVLNQIDQKLKYRVEMEKSYWKNVLTRVVAVVKSLSSRGLSFRGDDDHFVSVHNGNFMMSLELIAQFDPFLAQHIEKFGNKGKGSTSYLSLNIYEQFISIMADNVLQQMVKEIKEAKYFSIRFLPNSGHKSEELADAVFLVLDSHGLDINNCRGQSYDNASNMSGMYTGLQARIKEVNPLATFVPCSAHSLNHVGECANNLTKTENVSLKKLSDTRWSARSGAKKSITRSEANGLYLKLDCLETAIMATLWGDILERFNKTSKQLQSVEIDLETVREQLINRDTKHIKKYAKEKEN from the exons ATGGTTTATAGTAAAAAGCTTAGTGGAGCAGAAAACCGAAAACGCTCACATGCAAAAAGTGAAGCTCAAgccaaaattatttcaaaaactgctaaattacaaacatattttaggtGCCCAGATAGACAGCCTAACCAAA ttgaaaatgaattaaataatacaagcAAAAATGATCATAGCTGTACTGTTAAGGAAGATAATCTATCTAATCCAGACGatctaattttatcaaataacagCAGTACCGAAACTAGTAAAACTCAATTGTCTACAGAAtctaaagaaataaataatacaccaaCACCATGTTTGTCCATGAACGAAGATAACAGTCTTCTTAAAAAATTTATCATTCCTGa aaATGACCCTGCCAATTGGATGAAAAATCAAGAGACGATagattatttatcaataaatggaTTCAATCAAAATTTGGAGAACAATAATTTCCATAAATCAAAAAGAACTTATAATCGAATAATTGGTGGTGTTAGACATACTCGTTTTCGATATTTgtcaaaaa AAAGTAAAGGATCAATATTTTGTGCACCCTGCTACTTATTTGGTGGTACTACATCGTTTGCCACAGTTGGCTTATCAGATTGGAAAAAAGGAGAAGAAAAAATTAAGCAtcatgaaaattcaaaaaaccaCAAATTGTGTGTAATTAAAATGAAAGAGAGAGGAGAAGTATTAAATCAAATTGATCAAAAGCTGAAGTATCGAGTAGAAATGGAAAAAAGTTATTGGAAAAATGTATTGACTAGAGTTGTAGCTGTTGTTAAATCACTTTCTTCTCGTGGACTGTCCTTTAGAGGTGATGATGACCATTTTGTATCTGTTCATAATGGGAACTTCATGATGAGCTTAGAGCTTATTGCTCAATTTGATCCTTTTTTAGCACAGCATATTGAAAAGTTTGGCAATAAAGGAAAAGGTTCAACATCATACctatctttaaatatatatgagCAGTTCATAAGTATAATGGCAGATAATGTTTTACAACAAATGGTAAAAGAAATAAAGGAagctaaatatttttccatCA GGTTTTTACCCAATTCTGGTCATAAATCTGAAGAATTAGCAGATgctgtatttttagttttagattcgCATGGATTAGATATAAACAACTGCCGTGGTCAAAGTTACGACAATGCATCTAACATGTCTGGTATGTATACAGGACTTCAAGCTCGCATTAAAGAAGTTAATCCTTTAGCTACATTTGTACCATGCTCGGCACACAGTTTAAATCATGTTGGTGAATGCGCT AACAATTTAACTAAAACAGAAAATGTGTCACTTAAAAAACTATCAGATACCAGGTGGTCAGCAAGATCTGGTGCAA AAAAATCAATCACAAGATCAGAAGCTAATggactatatttaaaattagactGTCTTGAAACAGCTATTATGGCCACATTATGGGGTGATATACTAGAAAGATTCAACAAAACTAGTAAACAATTGCAGTCAGTTGAGATTGATTTAGAAACAGTG AGAGAGCAATTAATAAATCGGGACACAAAACATATCAAGAAATAcgcaaaagaaaaagaaaattaa
- the LOC103308029 gene encoding zinc finger MYM-type protein 1-like: MFYNKCHVDQLSFIFRYVQNNGSTVERFLGFLPNSGHKSEELVDAVFLVLDSHGLDINNCRGQSYDNASNMSGMYTGLQARIKEVNPLATFVPCSAHSLNLVGCLETAIMATLWSDILEKFNKTSKQLQSVEIDLETVCSEA, from the exons ATGTTTTACAACAAATG CCATGTAGATCAACTATCATTTATTTTTCGGTATGTTCAAAATAATGGCAGTACGGTAGAAAGGTTTTTAGGGTTTTTACCCAATTCTGGTCATAAATCTGAAGAATTAGTAGATgctgtatttttagttttagattcgCATGGATTAGATATAAACAACTGCCGTGGTCAAAGTTACGACAATGCATCTAACATGTCTGGTATGTATACAGGACTTCAAGCTCGCATTAAAGAAGTTAATCCTTTAGCTACATTTGTACCATGCTCGGCACACAGTTTAAATCTTGTTG gcTGTCTTGAAACAGCTATTATGGCCACATTATGGAGTGATATACTagaaaaattcaacaaaactaGTAAACAATTGCAGTCAGTTGAGATTGATTTAGAAACAGTG TGCTCCGAGGCGTAA